One Phocoena sinus isolate mPhoSin1 chromosome 14, mPhoSin1.pri, whole genome shotgun sequence genomic region harbors:
- the CHMP1B gene encoding charged multivesicular body protein 1b codes for MSNMEKHLFNLKFAAKELGRSAKKCDKEEKAEKAKIKKAIQKGNMEVARIHAENAIRQKNQAVNFLRMSARVDAVAARVQTAVTMGKVTKSMAGVVKSMDATLKTMNLEKISALMDKFEHQFETLDVQTQQMEDTMSSTTTLTTPQGQVDMLLQEMADEAGLDLNMELPQGQTGSVGTSVASAEQDELSQRLARLRDQV; via the coding sequence ATGTCCAACATGGAGAAACACCTGTTCAACCTAAAGTTCGCGGCCAAAGAACTGGGCAGGAGTGCCAAAAAATGCGACAAGGAGGAAAAGGCCGAAAAGGCCAAGATTAAAAAGGCCATTCAGAAGGGCAACATGGAAGTTGCGAGGATTCACGCCGAGAACGCGATTCGCCAGAAGAACCAGGCGGTGAATTTCCTGAGGATGAGCGCGCGGGTGGACGCGGTGGCCGCCAGGGTCCAGACGGCCGTGACGATGGGCAAGGTGACCAAGTCGATGGCCGGTGTGGTTAAGTCGATGGACGCGACGTTGAAGACCATGAATCTCGAGAAGATCTCCGCCCTGATGGACAAGTTCGAGCACCAGTTCGAGACGCTGGACGTGCAGACGCAGCAGATGGAGGACACGATGAGCAGCACGACGACGCTGACCACTCCCCAGGGCCAGGTGGATATGCTGCTGCAGGAAATGGCAGACGAGGCCGGCCTCGACCTCAACATGGAGCTGCCGCAGGGCCAGACCGGCTCCGTGGGCACGAGCGTGGCCTCGGCCGAGCAGGACGAACTGTCCCAGAGGCTGGCCCGCCTGCGGGACCAAGTGTGA